A single Ammospiza caudacuta isolate bAmmCau1 chromosome 6, bAmmCau1.pri, whole genome shotgun sequence DNA region contains:
- the C6H14orf132 gene encoding LOW QUALITY PROTEIN: uncharacterized protein C14orf132 homolog (The sequence of the model RefSeq protein was modified relative to this genomic sequence to represent the inferred CDS: substituted 1 base at 1 genomic stop codon): MQKXLLAFSLILPCFFSQLPVMGGAFMDSPNEDFSTEYSLFNSSANVHAASSIQNPPEETSRSSNDAILLWIAIIATIGNIVVVGVVYAFTF, encoded by the coding sequence ATGCAAAAGTAGCTATTAGCTTTCAGTCTGATTCTGCCATGTTTTTTTTCACAGCTTCCTGTTATGGGAGGAGCCTTTATGGACTCACCCAACGAGGACTTTAGTACAGAGTACTCCCTGTTTAACTCATCAGCCAACGTCCATGCAGCTTCTTCCATTCAGAATCCACCAGAAGAGACATCCCGTTCTTCAAATGATGCCATATTGTTATGGATTGCAATAATAGCAACAATTGGAAATATTGTGGTTGTGGGAGTTGTGTATGCCTTCACCTTCTAG